One genomic region from Methanonatronarchaeum thermophilum encodes:
- a CDS encoding DUF5828 family protein yields the protein MKYRMVNTTFSGMKVEGEWSEVVETSREVSKVLEENGFEDEIDDWNYWRPRENEDYKRDMIDKTAEVSCTSKNRLEEMDKKPSKEVKNGFKKVKKAVEEESDPKERSEELKKGVKKFYLSADTVARKMVRNFEKFVFKNVISKTNPQYFDSKVISAHLNKKNALKNKIKGKKNNKYVMEININDTEIQEKIMEKIDRCQNAAG from the coding sequence GTGAAATATAGAATGGTAAACACAACCTTTTCAGGTATGAAGGTTGAGGGAGAGTGGAGTGAAGTCGTTGAAACGAGTAGGGAAGTCTCTAAGGTTCTTGAGGAGAATGGGTTTGAAGATGAGATTGATGACTGGAATTATTGGCGGCCTCGTGAGAACGAGGATTACAAACGGGATATGATCGATAAAACCGCTGAAGTTTCATGTACCTCTAAAAACCGTTTGGAAGAAATGGATAAAAAACCCAGTAAGGAAGTTAAAAATGGTTTTAAGAAGGTTAAGAAAGCGGTTGAAGAGGAAAGTGACCCGAAGGAACGTAGTGAAGAACTGAAAAAAGGAGTAAAGAAGTTCTATCTATCAGCGGACACCGTTGCCAGAAAAATGGTCCGCAACTTCGAGAAATTTGTTTTCAAAAACGTCATCAGCAAAACAAACCCACAATACTTCGACAGCAAAGTAATATCCGCACACCTAAACAAAAAAAACGCATTAAAAAACAAAATAAAAGGCAAAAAAAACAACAAATACGTTATGGAAATAAACATAAACGACACAGAAATACAAGAAAAAATAATGGAAAAAATAGACAGATGTCAAAACGCAGCCGGATAA
- a CDS encoding inorganic phosphate transporter yields the protein MQEILLLIALFLSGLFTAWIIGANSASPSFGPITSAGVIGIFKSSLIVGLAAFTGATLQGGAVAETMGNQLVTGVQFTTPLATIILATASILILGGIIFKYPMPTAFTLFGSTIGVGLAAGGTLQTTQALYILTFWLIIPFIAIAISYPVAWYMNNNKMKDKKQLINNLLLFLATYTAFTAGANQSGLVVGPMLNAIEINTTILLMFSGIGMMIGAWTGSPRIIQAVSREYSLLTYKNATAALLSASLIAHTGTFLGIPVSFNEIIIFSIIGSGLIGGAEKISKQKITKTIIIWILAIITSTIITYLITTTLT from the coding sequence ATGCAGGAAATCCTACTGTTAATAGCGTTGTTCCTAAGCGGTTTGTTCACCGCTTGGATAATAGGTGCTAACAGTGCATCACCTAGTTTTGGACCAATAACATCAGCTGGAGTCATAGGCATATTCAAAAGCAGTTTAATAGTCGGGTTAGCCGCCTTCACAGGCGCAACACTCCAAGGAGGAGCAGTCGCTGAAACCATGGGAAACCAACTAGTAACAGGAGTCCAATTCACAACACCCCTAGCAACAATAATCCTAGCAACAGCAAGCATCCTAATACTCGGAGGAATCATATTCAAATACCCAATGCCCACCGCCTTCACACTATTCGGAAGCACAATCGGAGTCGGCCTAGCAGCAGGCGGTACACTACAAACAACCCAAGCACTCTACATACTAACATTCTGGCTAATAATACCCTTCATAGCAATCGCAATCAGCTACCCAGTAGCCTGGTACATGAACAACAACAAAATGAAAGACAAAAAACAACTAATAAACAACCTACTCCTATTCCTCGCAACATACACAGCATTCACAGCAGGAGCCAACCAATCCGGCCTAGTAGTCGGACCAATGCTAAACGCAATAGAAATAAACACAACAATACTCCTCATGTTCAGCGGAATCGGAATGATGATAGGCGCATGGACCGGCTCCCCAAGAATCATACAAGCAGTATCAAGAGAATACAGCCTCCTAACCTACAAAAACGCAACAGCCGCACTACTATCCGCAAGCCTAATAGCACACACAGGAACATTCCTAGGAATACCAGTCTCATTCAACGAAATAATCATATTCTCAATAATAGGATCAGGCCTAATAGGCGGAGCAGAAAAAATAAGCAAACAAAAAATCACCAAAACAATAATAATATGGATACTCGCAATAATCACATCAACAATAATAACATACCTAATCACAACAACACTAACCTAA